From one Meles meles chromosome 18, mMelMel3.1 paternal haplotype, whole genome shotgun sequence genomic stretch:
- the RAMP2 gene encoding receptor activity-modifying protein 2: protein MASLRAERAAGGPRLLATRAGRPAALRLLLLLGAVLKPQESLAQVPPTESSLKPEGVYPRLWDGDLGHRGEPEDKMESYERTIQICWQSYKEEMDSIPKDWCDWAMISRPYSDLQYCLEHFAEEFHLGFPNPWAEEIIFETHQIHFANCSLVQPTLSDPPEDVLLAMIIAPICLIPFLVTLVVWRSKDSEAQA, encoded by the exons ATGGCCTCGCTCCGGGCTGAGCGCGCAGCCGGCGGCCCGCGGCTCCTTGCGACCCGCGCGGGGCGACCGGCTGcgctccgcctcctcctcctgctgggcG CTGTCCTGAAGCCCCAGGAGTCTCTGGCTCAGGTTCCTCCCACTGAAAGCAGCTTGAAGCCAGAAGGTGTGTACCCGAGGCTCTGGGACGGTGACCTGGGACATCGAGGAGAGCCAG AGGACAAGATGGAGAGCTATGAGAGGACTATCCAGATTTGCTGGCAATCTTATAAGGAGGAGATGGACTCTATCCCCAAGGATTGGTGTGACTGGGCCATGATTAGCAG GCCTTATAGCGACCTACAGTATTGCCTGGAGCATTTTGCAGAAGAATTTCATCTGGGCTTCCCCAATCCCTGGGCAGAAGAGATCATCTTTGAGACTCACCAGATCCACTTTGCCAACTGCTCCCTTGTGCAGCCCACCTTATCAGACCCCCCGGAGGATGTGCTCCTGGCCATGATTATAGCCCCCATCTGCCTCATCCCCTTCCTCGTCACCCTTGTGGTGTGGAGGAGTAAAGACAGTGAAGCCCAGGCCTAG